Proteins found in one Cardinium endosymbiont of Culicoides punctatus genomic segment:
- a CDS encoding AAA family ATPase, translating into MIVKKNKIIYTMVLCLILSLFSCKANKYGMEQENKRVREVEIGSDSKRQRLTYTGVLPIGKSSIEAVIRSGYYVDKTYHAEKLFKEEATVFLSRPRRFGKSLFVSTLEAIAKGNKELFQDCYIYNSGYDWKKYPVIRVDFGGKGNMTPDNLLLYLEDKLKDVASDYKLTVTGDTFQSRLENLVKNMTDLNGYANKIVVLVDEYDAPFINQSDPVIKESNRLIVRDFLTEIKILADNNKIKLEFVTGVSAYSFKECKSGPNNLNDITLDKNYATIAGYKEEDLLQEGSVYSKKIDELAEERNISRDILIGEIRAMYNGYKFHPEDKTISVYNPLSTLMFLSRNELE; encoded by the coding sequence ATGATTGTTAAAAAAAATAAAATAATTTATACGATGGTATTATGTCTTATACTATCTTTATTTTCATGTAAGGCAAATAAGTATGGTATGGAACAAGAAAATAAAAGAGTAAGAGAGGTAGAAATAGGTTCTGATAGTAAAAGGCAGAGATTAACATACACAGGAGTTTTACCTATTGGTAAATCTAGCATTGAAGCTGTAATTAGGTCAGGATATTATGTAGATAAAACATACCATGCTGAAAAATTATTTAAAGAAGAAGCTACTGTATTTCTCTCTCGTCCCCGTAGATTTGGCAAATCCTTATTTGTTAGCACATTAGAAGCAATAGCTAAAGGAAATAAAGAGCTATTTCAAGATTGCTACATCTATAACTCTGGTTATGATTGGAAGAAATATCCTGTTATTAGGGTGGACTTTGGAGGAAAAGGTAATATGACACCTGATAATCTTCTATTATACTTAGAAGATAAACTAAAGGATGTTGCTTCAGATTATAAATTGACTGTAACAGGTGATACATTTCAATCAAGATTGGAAAACCTTGTTAAAAATATGACAGATCTAAATGGTTATGCTAATAAAATAGTCGTCCTAGTAGACGAATACGATGCTCCATTTATTAACCAATCAGATCCCGTTATAAAAGAAAGTAATCGTTTGATTGTACGGGATTTTCTAACTGAGATTAAAATCCTTGCTGATAATAATAAAATTAAATTAGAATTTGTCACAGGTGTTAGTGCTTATTCTTTTAAAGAATGTAAATCTGGACCGAATAATCTAAATGATATTACTTTAGATAAAAATTATGCAACTATAGCTGGTTATAAAGAAGAAGATTTATTACAGGAAGGTTCTGTTTACAGTAAAAAAATAGATGAGTTAGCAGAAGAAAGAAATATAAGTAGGGATATACTAATTGGTGAAATACGTGCTATGTACAATGGTTATAAATTTCATCCTGAAGACAAGACGATATCTGTATATAATCCATTGTCAACATTAATGTTTTTAAGTCGTAATGAATTAGAATAA
- a CDS encoding PD-(D/E)XK nuclease domain-containing protein has product MRKGAELNPLSEHATSEGRIDIVIDSLSDITYIFELKHDQNSNTALGQIEGNNYREKFLYKEKNIVFIGLNFSSKMRNVEQKFDFAIYDEDGNKTTKDAILGNRQHVHGREVNRQRG; this is encoded by the coding sequence ATCAGAAAAGGAGCGGAACTAAATCCACTTAGTGAACATGCTACTAGTGAAGGTAGGATAGATATTGTTATTGACTCATTAAGTGATATTACCTATATATTTGAATTAAAACATGACCAAAATTCTAATACTGCTTTAGGTCAAATAGAAGGTAATAATTATAGAGAAAAGTTTCTTTATAAAGAAAAAAATATAGTCTTTATAGGACTTAATTTCTCTAGCAAAATGCGTAATGTTGAACAAAAATTTGATTTTGCCATCTACGATGAAGATGGCAATAAAACTACTAAAGATGCTATTCTTGGTAACCGTCAGCATGTACATGGTAGAGAAGTTAACAGACAAAGAGGATAA
- a CDS encoding L-threonylcarbamoyladenylate synthase, with protein MAITDTNTARAAQLLLAGKVIAIPTETVYGLAANAYNMDAVLKIFDIKARPLFNPLIVHTYDLNNVRTFTEDIPDAALLLAKAFWPGPLTLLLPKKPIIPDLVTAGSPYVGVRVPCHDIALDLLKQLPFPLAAPSANPFGYISPITPQHVAAQLGNKLDYILDGGACRVGIESTIVSFAEKIPTVLRLGGIDIAMLEKVVGPVETALQHLSNHACTPGSLLVHYSPKKKLIIGNVSELIQNYSVIANHIGILSFTKQYDGIPQKNQVILSPQGCLKEAARNFFGGLRFLDELPIDIILAAYFPNHGIGMAMNDRLQRAQHK; from the coding sequence GTGGCCATTACTGATACAAATACAGCACGGGCAGCACAACTTCTTTTAGCTGGGAAAGTAATAGCTATTCCCACTGAAACAGTATATGGATTGGCTGCCAATGCGTATAATATGGATGCCGTATTAAAGATTTTTGATATTAAAGCACGGCCTTTATTTAATCCTTTAATTGTGCACACCTATGATTTAAACAATGTTAGAACATTCACAGAAGATATCCCAGATGCTGCTTTGCTGCTTGCTAAAGCATTTTGGCCTGGTCCGCTCACGCTTCTTTTGCCTAAGAAACCCATAATTCCAGATTTGGTAACGGCAGGTTCCCCCTATGTAGGCGTTCGTGTTCCGTGTCATGATATTGCTTTAGATTTACTTAAACAACTTCCATTTCCACTTGCTGCTCCCAGTGCAAATCCATTTGGCTATATTAGCCCTATTACACCCCAACACGTAGCTGCTCAACTTGGGAATAAGTTAGACTATATTTTAGATGGAGGTGCGTGTAGGGTAGGTATTGAATCTACAATTGTCTCTTTTGCAGAAAAGATACCCACAGTACTTCGACTAGGTGGTATAGATATTGCCATGTTAGAAAAAGTTGTTGGTCCTGTTGAAACAGCTTTACAGCATCTGTCTAATCATGCTTGCACTCCTGGTTCCCTTTTAGTTCATTATTCTCCCAAAAAAAAGTTAATCATTGGTAATGTGTCTGAATTAATTCAAAATTATTCGGTTATAGCAAATCATATAGGAATCTTATCTTTTACAAAACAATATGATGGTATTCCTCAAAAAAATCAAGTGATTTTATCTCCTCAAGGGTGTCTAAAAGAAGCTGCTAGAAATTTTTTTGGAGGGTTACGTTTTCTTGATGAACTACCTATTGATATTATTTTAGCAGCCTATTTCCCTAACCATGGAATTGGAATGGCTATGAATGATCGATTGCAACGGGCACAACATAAATAA